The proteins below are encoded in one region of Clostridium pasteurianum DSM 525 = ATCC 6013:
- a CDS encoding ClpP family protease: MGKTKDKKNEKKLNEEQVENIKELGVNDLPEENERIYVLPIIGQIEGHTVLPPQTKTTKYEHVIPQLVSIEKSKTIEGVLIVLNTVGGDVEAGLAIAEMIRSLSKPTVSLVIGGGHSIGVPLATSADYSFISPSATMIIHPIRMNGLVIGVPQTFEYFNKMQQRIIEFISRTSRIDKDTIKKLMMQSDELLNDMGTILIGIQAVNYGLIDNVGGIKDALEKLEQIIQTQP, from the coding sequence ATGGGCAAGACTAAGGATAAAAAAAATGAAAAAAAATTAAATGAAGAACAGGTTGAAAATATAAAGGAATTGGGAGTTAATGATTTACCTGAAGAAAATGAAAGAATATATGTGTTACCTATAATAGGACAGATTGAGGGACATACGGTTCTTCCACCTCAAACAAAAACAACCAAGTATGAACACGTAATTCCTCAATTAGTTTCTATAGAGAAAAGTAAAACTATAGAAGGTGTATTAATAGTTTTAAATACTGTTGGCGGTGATGTGGAAGCTGGGCTGGCTATAGCTGAAATGATTAGAAGTTTAAGCAAGCCAACTGTTTCATTGGTTATTGGTGGTGGTCATTCTATTGGAGTCCCACTAGCTACTTCAGCAGATTATTCTTTTATATCTCCTAGTGCCACAATGATTATTCATCCTATAAGAATGAATGGTCTTGTAATTGGAGTACCCCAAACTTTTGAATATTTTAACAAGATGCAGCAGAGGATAATAGAATTTATTTCAAGAACTTCAAGAATTGATAAAGATACTATTAAAAAATTGATGATGCAAAGTGATGAATTATTAAATGACATGGGTACTATACTTATTGGAATTCAGGCGGTAAACTATGGATTAATAGATAATGTTGGTGGTATAAAAGATGCACTGGAAAAACTGGAACAGATTATTCAAACACAACCATAG
- a CDS encoding YlmC/YmxH family sporulation protein, with product MKDALENIKLYSEIEKYEIINVNDGEKYSVLANNDIVIDENGNMKLLILNENKSGLSFFNKSEFFEVPWEYVKKIGTRTIIIDAEYNDLKKSQL from the coding sequence TTGAAAGATGCTTTGGAAAATATTAAATTATATAGTGAAATTGAAAAATACGAAATTATAAATGTTAATGATGGAGAAAAGTATTCAGTTCTTGCCAATAATGACATAGTTATAGATGAAAATGGAAATATGAAATTACTAATTTTAAATGAAAATAAATCTGGACTAAGTTTTTTTAATAAAAGTGAATTCTTTGAAGTACCCTGGGAGTATGTAAAAAAAATAGGTACTAGAACTATAATAATTGATGCAGAATACAATGATTTAAAAAAGTCTCAATTATAA
- a CDS encoding polyribonucleotide nucleotidyltransferase: MNHVLEATVAGRKMKVEFGKIGMLSDCAIFMSYGETVILVNANASEAPRDGIDFFPLSVEYEERLYSVGKIPGGFIKREGKPSEKAILHARAIDRPLRPLFPKGYRNDVQIVCTVVSVDQDNVPDILAMNGASMALCLSSIPFTTPVGTVSVGMIEDKFILNPTEEEREKSVLNLTVCATKERVMMIEAGGNEIPEDVMINAIEFGFNACQEIVAFQEEAMKQFGKEKVEPVLHKVDKNIEEDVKSFAFDMLKEAMYITDRDKRNEILKDINEKIQEEFEEKYPDNSSEIGEVVYSVQKEVVRNMLLHEERRPDGRSFDEVRKISCDVGILPRTHGTGLFTRGLTQVMTVATIGALGDVQILDGLGTEESKRYMHHYNFPSYSTGEVRPLRGPGRREIGHGALAEKALEPLIPSEEEFPYTIRLVSEVLSSNGSTSQASVCGSTLALLDAGVPIKRPAAGIAMGLITSEDLSEEKVITDIQGLEDFFGDMDFKVAGTEEGITSIQVDTKIHGLSKNCIGQAIKGARKARLFILEKIKQCIPDPREELSPYAPRAYTINIHPDKIRDVIGAGGKTINKIIAETGVKIDINNDGKVFVMSSDGESANKALKMIDDLTRDVKAGDIYLGKVTKITNFGAFVEILPGKEGLVHISKLDVNRVNKVEDIVSTGDEILVKVTEIDNQGRINLSRKDAIVQSKADEDKKE; encoded by the coding sequence ATGAATCATGTACTTGAAGCCACTGTGGCTGGCAGAAAGATGAAGGTGGAATTTGGAAAAATAGGTATGCTTTCAGATTGTGCTATTTTTATGAGCTATGGTGAAACGGTTATTTTAGTAAATGCTAATGCTTCAGAAGCCCCTAGAGATGGAATAGATTTTTTTCCACTAAGTGTTGAATATGAAGAAAGGTTATATTCAGTAGGTAAAATACCTGGAGGCTTTATAAAAAGAGAAGGTAAACCATCAGAAAAAGCTATATTACATGCTAGAGCTATAGATAGACCTTTAAGACCACTTTTTCCTAAAGGCTATAGAAATGATGTTCAAATTGTGTGTACAGTAGTATCTGTTGATCAAGATAATGTTCCGGATATATTAGCTATGAACGGTGCATCAATGGCACTATGTCTATCATCTATTCCATTCACTACACCAGTAGGAACTGTATCTGTGGGAATGATTGAAGATAAATTTATATTAAATCCTACTGAGGAAGAAAGAGAAAAAAGTGTATTAAATCTAACTGTTTGTGCTACAAAAGAAAGAGTAATGATGATTGAAGCAGGTGGAAATGAAATACCAGAGGATGTAATGATAAATGCTATAGAGTTTGGATTTAATGCTTGCCAGGAAATTGTTGCGTTCCAAGAAGAGGCAATGAAGCAGTTTGGTAAGGAAAAAGTTGAACCTGTATTGCATAAAGTGGATAAAAATATAGAAGAGGATGTAAAAAGTTTTGCCTTTGATATGTTAAAAGAAGCTATGTATATTACTGATAGAGACAAAAGAAATGAAATTTTAAAGGATATAAATGAGAAAATTCAAGAAGAATTTGAAGAAAAATATCCAGATAACAGTTCTGAAATAGGTGAAGTGGTATATTCAGTACAAAAAGAAGTTGTTAGAAATATGTTACTTCATGAAGAAAGAAGACCAGATGGAAGAAGTTTTGATGAGGTAAGAAAGATTAGCTGTGATGTAGGAATATTACCAAGGACTCATGGAACAGGATTGTTTACAAGAGGATTAACTCAAGTTATGACTGTTGCAACTATAGGTGCCCTGGGAGATGTTCAGATTTTGGATGGACTTGGAACAGAAGAATCAAAGAGATATATGCATCACTATAATTTCCCTTCTTATTCTACTGGTGAGGTTAGACCATTAAGAGGACCTGGAAGAAGAGAAATTGGTCATGGAGCTCTGGCAGAAAAAGCTTTAGAACCATTAATTCCTTCAGAAGAGGAATTCCCATATACAATAAGATTGGTTTCAGAAGTTTTAAGTTCTAATGGTTCAACTTCTCAGGCAAGTGTTTGTGGAAGTACTTTAGCTCTTTTAGATGCAGGAGTTCCTATAAAAAGGCCTGCAGCAGGTATAGCTATGGGCCTTATAACTAGTGAAGATTTATCAGAAGAAAAAGTTATTACAGATATACAAGGATTAGAAGATTTTTTTGGAGATATGGATTTTAAGGTGGCAGGTACAGAAGAAGGAATAACTTCTATCCAAGTGGATACAAAAATTCATGGACTTTCAAAAAATTGTATAGGTCAGGCTATAAAAGGCGCAAGAAAAGCTAGACTTTTTATACTGGAAAAAATAAAACAATGTATTCCAGATCCAAGGGAAGAATTATCTCCTTATGCTCCAAGAGCTTATACTATAAATATACATCCAGATAAAATTAGAGATGTTATAGGTGCTGGTGGAAAGACTATAAACAAAATTATAGCTGAAACTGGAGTAAAAATAGATATAAATAATGATGGAAAAGTTTTTGTTATGTCTAGTGATGGTGAAAGTGCCAATAAAGCTCTCAAAATGATAGATGATCTTACTAGAGATGTGAAGGCAGGAGATATATATCTTGGGAAAGTTACAAAGATAACTAATTTTGGAGCTTTTGTGGAAATATTACCAGGAAAAGAAGGCCTTGTTCACATTTCAAAACTTGATGTAAATAGAGTAAATAAGGTAGAGGATATAGTATCTACAGGAGATGAAATATTAGTAAAAGTAACTGAAATAGATAATCAAGGTAGAATTAATCTTTCAAGGAAAGATGCTATAGTTCAATCTAAAGCAGACGAGGATAAAAAAGAATAA
- the rpsO gene encoding 30S ribosomal protein S15, producing MDKLTKETIIKEYGRHEGDTGSPEVQIALLTEKINHLNEHLKIHKKDFHSRRGLLMMVGQRRGLLNYLTKKDIERYRTIIKKLGLRK from the coding sequence ATGGATAAATTAACAAAAGAAACTATTATTAAAGAATATGGCAGACATGAGGGAGATACTGGTTCTCCAGAAGTACAAATAGCTCTATTAACTGAGAAAATAAATCATTTAAATGAGCATTTGAAAATTCATAAAAAGGATTTTCATTCAAGAAGAGGTCTTCTTATGATGGTAGGTCAAAGAAGAGGTCTTCTAAATTACTTAACTAAGAAAGATATTGAAAGATATCGTACTATTATTAAAAAACTTGGATTAAGAAAGTAA
- a CDS encoding bifunctional riboflavin kinase/FAD synthetase — MIILQDNFKMKLKYNTFIALGSFDGLHKGHMTLINKVLKLSKSNNNSKSMVNTFGNHPLTIIDKTKVPKLIMDNDTKAEILDELGIDLVNFALFNQEIMKMSPEDFVTSMIKCYNPVGIVVGFNYRFGNKNLGDVELLKKFSEIYNFKLYVINPIEYNDNVISSTRIRTAISEGKIEDVNHMLLKPYMLKGKVMYGKRLGRTIGFPTANLDYNKDFVIPKGGVYYTLVKYENKVYKGITNIGTNPTVGENELTIETHILNFDDNIYNKNIKVYFIDRIREEKKFNSLEELKKQLERDKKFADLRNIEIKL, encoded by the coding sequence ATGATTATTTTACAGGATAATTTTAAGATGAAATTAAAATACAATACTTTTATAGCTTTGGGAAGCTTTGATGGTCTCCATAAAGGACACATGACTTTAATTAATAAAGTTTTGAAATTGTCAAAATCAAACAATAATTCCAAAAGCATGGTGAATACTTTTGGAAATCATCCTTTAACAATAATAGATAAAACTAAAGTTCCTAAACTTATTATGGATAATGACACTAAAGCGGAAATTTTAGATGAACTGGGTATTGATTTGGTAAATTTTGCTTTGTTTAATCAAGAAATAATGAAAATGTCTCCGGAAGATTTTGTAACTAGTATGATTAAATGTTATAATCCAGTAGGTATTGTAGTGGGATTTAATTATAGATTTGGCAATAAAAATCTTGGTGATGTTGAGCTGTTAAAGAAATTTAGTGAAATATATAATTTTAAATTATATGTAATAAATCCTATTGAATATAATGACAATGTTATAAGTAGTACTAGAATAAGAACTGCTATTAGTGAAGGAAAAATAGAGGATGTAAATCATATGCTATTAAAACCATATATGCTTAAAGGAAAAGTAATGTATGGAAAAAGACTAGGTAGAACTATTGGATTCCCTACGGCAAATTTAGATTATAATAAAGATTTTGTCATACCTAAAGGTGGAGTTTACTACACTTTAGTCAAATATGAAAACAAAGTGTACAAAGGTATAACCAATATAGGTACAAATCCTACTGTTGGTGAAAATGAATTGACTATAGAAACTCATATATTGAATTTTGATGACAATATATATAATAAAAATATTAAGGTATACTTTATAGATAGGATAAGAGAAGAAAAAAAATTTAATTCCTTAGAGGAACTAAAAAAGCAACTGGAAAGAGATAAAAAATTTGCAGATTTGAGAAATATTGAAATTAAACTGTAA
- the truB gene encoding tRNA pseudouridine(55) synthase TruB, producing the protein MDGILNVYKKADMTSFDVVRIVRKLSKIKKVGHTGTLDPLATGVLPICIGKATKLVDYIMDDFKVYDAALKLGVTSDTYDKEGSIIENNCVNIAEKDIINTVKSFQGTIEQIPPMYSALKVNGKRLYDLARKGIEIERKSRQITIFDIVITNISIPYVYFRIKCSKGTYIRSLCNDIGLKLGCGALMWSLERTATGIFTKDNSVNIDRLTEENIKDYLIPMDNSLSKYRELSFDKSLEKLLVNGVIIKNPLLIDHIPKGELFRTYLKNDKFIGIGTKNEAGFKLVKLLI; encoded by the coding sequence ATGGACGGTATTTTAAATGTGTACAAAAAAGCTGATATGACCTCTTTTGATGTAGTAAGAATTGTACGTAAATTGAGTAAAATTAAAAAGGTTGGTCACACGGGGACATTGGATCCTTTAGCTACGGGAGTACTACCTATTTGTATTGGAAAAGCTACTAAACTTGTAGATTATATTATGGATGATTTTAAAGTATATGATGCTGCTTTGAAGCTTGGCGTTACAAGTGATACTTATGATAAAGAGGGTTCTATAATTGAAAATAATTGTGTAAATATAGCTGAAAAGGATATAATTAATACTGTAAAATCTTTTCAAGGAACAATAGAACAGATTCCTCCCATGTATTCAGCTTTAAAAGTAAATGGAAAAAGATTGTATGATTTAGCTAGAAAGGGAATTGAAATAGAAAGAAAGAGCAGGCAGATAACTATATTTGATATAGTTATTACAAATATTTCAATACCTTACGTTTATTTTAGGATAAAATGCTCAAAGGGAACTTATATAAGAAGCCTTTGTAATGATATAGGATTAAAACTTGGCTGTGGCGCTCTAATGTGGTCTTTAGAAAGAACCGCTACAGGCATTTTTACAAAAGATAATTCAGTTAATATAGATCGTTTAACTGAAGAAAATATAAAAGATTATTTAATTCCTATGGATAATTCTCTAAGTAAATATAGAGAATTATCTTTTGATAAAAGTTTAGAAAAATTGCTTGTGAATGGAGTTATAATTAAAAATCCTTTATTAATAGATCATATTCCTAAAGGAGAATTATTCAGAACTTATTTAAAAAATGATAAATTTATTGGCATAGGTACAAAAAATGAAGCTGGATTTAAGCTGGTTAAATTATTAATTTAG
- a CDS encoding DHH family phosphoesterase, whose translation MTIDRIINILMKSNKIFVTFHQSPDGDSLGSSLALINGLRSINKNIFIVSKEAIPENFSFLSLSNEIDGNLKEIPSNADCLVTLDCGNVERLNCDVKLDNRNFIVINIDHHLSNDYYGDINYVDTKAASVGEIIYRILTEMKIDIDTKIAECIYTSILTDTGSFRHSNTTYNTHLIAGELINTGLDFSSVHRKIFDNKKIEIIKLQGLVIDSLYTNDSKDICIMKLTEDMLSKVGVKECDSADLISIGLKIVSVEIAILLKETEDGVKVSLRSKNYVDVRKVAEKFGGGGHIRAAGLKLDAPIEEVEKILLKELEKELI comes from the coding sequence ATGACAATTGATAGAATTATTAATATATTGATGAAAAGTAATAAAATTTTTGTTACTTTTCATCAATCACCAGATGGTGATTCTTTGGGAAGTTCTTTAGCTTTAATTAATGGTCTGAGATCAATTAATAAAAATATTTTTATAGTATCCAAAGAAGCTATTCCAGAAAATTTTTCTTTTTTAAGTTTAAGTAACGAAATAGATGGTAATTTAAAAGAAATACCTTCTAATGCTGATTGTTTAGTAACCTTGGATTGTGGAAATGTTGAGAGATTAAATTGTGATGTGAAGTTAGATAATAGAAACTTTATTGTTATAAATATAGATCATCATCTGTCTAATGATTATTATGGAGATATAAATTATGTAGATACTAAAGCAGCTTCGGTAGGAGAAATAATTTATAGAATACTTACCGAAATGAAAATCGATATAGATACTAAAATTGCTGAATGTATATATACATCAATTTTAACAGATACAGGTTCTTTTAGACATTCAAATACTACTTATAATACTCACCTAATTGCAGGTGAGTTAATAAATACAGGTCTTGATTTTAGTTCTGTTCATAGAAAAATATTTGATAATAAAAAAATTGAAATTATAAAACTTCAAGGACTGGTCATTGACAGTTTATATACTAATGATAGTAAAGATATCTGTATTATGAAACTTACGGAGGATATGCTTTCTAAAGTCGGAGTAAAAGAATGTGATAGTGCTGATCTCATTTCTATTGGATTAAAAATTGTCTCTGTAGAAATCGCAATATTATTAAAAGAGACAGAGGATGGAGTTAAAGTTAGTTTGCGATCTAAAAACTATGTTGATGTAAGAAAAGTTGCAGAAAAATTTGGCGGCGGGGGGCATATAAGAGCAGCTGGACTTAAGCTGGACGCTCCTATTGAAGAAGTGGAAAAAATATTGCTTAAAGAATTAGAAAAAGAGTTGATATAA
- the rbfA gene encoding 30S ribosome-binding factor RbfA: MVKYRSGRINEEVKKAVSSIIQNDIKDPRLNTLISVTKVDVTKDLRYAKVFVSILGDDNVKNESLNILKKSAGFIRREVGHKVSLRLTPEIIIELDNSIEQGMHIDSILQKIKETTEDDN; encoded by the coding sequence ATGGTTAAATACAGAAGTGGAAGGATTAATGAAGAAGTAAAAAAAGCTGTTAGTAGTATTATTCAAAATGATATAAAAGATCCAAGACTTAATACCCTTATAAGTGTTACTAAAGTTGATGTTACTAAGGATTTAAGATATGCTAAGGTATTTGTAAGCATACTTGGTGATGATAATGTGAAAAATGAAAGCTTGAATATTCTCAAAAAAAGTGCGGGATTTATAAGAAGAGAAGTAGGGCACAAAGTAAGTTTGAGATTGACTCCTGAAATAATTATTGAACTTGATAATTCTATTGAACAAGGTATGCATATAGATTCTATTCTCCAAAAGATAAAGGAGACAACAGAAGATGACAATTGA
- the infB gene encoding translation initiation factor IF-2: MSKIRVHELAKELDISSKDLINLLLEEFSIEVKNHMSTIDDEDAELIKEFFADNEKQDIAESAVAKKEDIVEEYEEILNDSIKEIKHKKNKNKKMEQQSNKDSKEEASEEEIIIEIDKTITVKELSEKLSKPTAEVIKQLMFMGVMAAINQEIDFETAEKLCEKFNAIAMPKEEDNESEFTEIDSEADDDELLEKRPPVVTVMGHVDHGKTSLLDAIRKAKVTETEAGGITQHIGAYVVNINNERIAFLDTPGHEAFTAMRARGAQITDIVILVVAADDGIMPQTKEAINHCKAANVPIIVAINKIDKPGANPDKVKQELTEHGLVPEDWGGDTICVPVSARTKEGIDNLLEMIILTAEVQELKANPNRKAKGAVIESKLDKGRGPVASLLVQNGTLHVGDSILVGSTYGRIRAMFDDNGRKIKKAGPSIPVEILGLSDVPSAGDKFNVIRDEKTARNMSEKRKEKLRTASLNSNHKVSLEDLYNQIQEGKVKELNIIIKADVQGSIEALKQSLEKLSTDSVKVRVIHGAVGAITETDVTLASASNAIIIGFNVRPDTNATTAAEKEDVDIKTYRIIYNALDDIKSAMIGMLEPEFKEVILGKVEIRQVYKISSIGTVAGCYVLDGKITRNSSIRIIRDGIVILEGELGSLKRFKDDVKEVAAGYECGLTIEKFNDIKEGDILEVFAMEEIKAKEL; the protein is encoded by the coding sequence TTGTCAAAAATAAGAGTTCATGAGTTGGCAAAAGAGTTAGATATTTCTAGTAAAGATTTAATAAATTTACTTCTAGAGGAGTTCAGTATAGAAGTGAAAAATCATATGAGTACTATAGATGATGAAGATGCTGAACTTATTAAAGAATTTTTTGCAGATAATGAAAAACAGGATATTGCAGAAAGTGCTGTAGCAAAAAAAGAAGATATAGTTGAAGAATATGAAGAAATTCTCAATGACAGCATAAAGGAAATAAAGCATAAAAAGAACAAGAATAAAAAGATGGAACAGCAATCAAATAAAGATTCTAAAGAAGAAGCCAGCGAAGAAGAGATTATTATAGAAATAGATAAAACTATAACAGTAAAAGAACTATCTGAAAAATTAAGCAAACCAACAGCAGAGGTAATTAAACAGCTAATGTTTATGGGAGTTATGGCAGCTATAAATCAAGAGATAGATTTTGAAACTGCTGAAAAATTGTGTGAAAAATTTAATGCCATTGCTATGCCTAAAGAAGAAGATAATGAAAGTGAATTTACTGAAATTGACAGTGAAGCAGATGATGATGAATTGTTGGAAAAAAGACCACCTGTTGTTACTGTAATGGGTCATGTTGATCACGGTAAAACTTCATTACTGGATGCTATTAGAAAAGCTAAGGTAACAGAAACTGAAGCAGGTGGAATTACACAGCATATTGGTGCTTATGTGGTGAATATAAATAATGAAAGAATAGCATTTCTTGATACACCTGGACATGAAGCTTTTACAGCCATGAGAGCTAGAGGTGCTCAAATTACAGATATAGTTATACTAGTAGTTGCAGCAGATGATGGTATAATGCCTCAGACTAAAGAAGCTATAAACCATTGTAAAGCAGCAAATGTACCTATAATTGTTGCTATAAATAAAATTGATAAACCTGGAGCTAATCCTGATAAGGTTAAACAAGAACTTACTGAACATGGGCTTGTTCCGGAAGATTGGGGTGGAGACACTATATGTGTGCCAGTTTCAGCTAGAACCAAAGAGGGTATAGATAATTTACTTGAAATGATAATATTAACAGCTGAAGTTCAAGAGTTGAAAGCAAATCCAAATAGAAAAGCTAAAGGAGCTGTAATTGAATCAAAACTTGACAAAGGTAGAGGACCTGTTGCATCTCTTTTAGTTCAAAATGGTACTCTTCATGTGGGGGATTCTATATTAGTAGGATCAACTTATGGAAGAATAAGAGCTATGTTTGATGATAATGGAAGAAAGATAAAGAAAGCAGGACCTTCAATACCTGTTGAAATACTTGGACTTTCAGACGTTCCTTCTGCTGGAGACAAATTTAATGTAATACGAGATGAAAAAACTGCAAGAAATATGTCTGAAAAGAGAAAAGAAAAGCTTAGAACAGCTTCTTTAAATTCAAATCACAAAGTATCTTTAGAAGATTTATATAATCAGATACAAGAAGGTAAGGTTAAAGAACTTAATATTATTATTAAGGCAGATGTACAAGGATCAATTGAAGCTTTGAAACAATCTCTTGAAAAACTTTCTACAGATTCTGTAAAAGTAAGAGTTATTCATGGAGCGGTTGGTGCTATAACTGAAACAGATGTAACTCTTGCCAGTGCATCTAATGCTATAATAATTGGATTTAATGTAAGGCCTGATACAAATGCTACCACTGCAGCTGAAAAAGAAGATGTAGATATAAAAACTTATAGAATAATATATAATGCACTGGATGATATCAAATCAGCAATGATAGGTATGCTTGAGCCAGAGTTTAAAGAAGTTATATTGGGTAAAGTTGAAATTAGACAGGTGTATAAGATATCAAGTATAGGTACAGTTGCGGGATGTTATGTATTAGACGGAAAAATAACAAGAAACAGTAGTATCAGAATTATACGAGACGGTATAGTTATTCTTGAAGGAGAACTTGGATCTCTTAAGAGATTTAAAGATGATGTTAAAGAAGTAGCTGCTGGTTATGAATGTGGTCTTACAATAGAAAAATTCAATGACATAAAAGAAGGCGATATTCTAGAAGTTTTTGCTATGGAGGAAATAAAAGCTAAAGAATTATAA
- a CDS encoding ribosomal L7Ae/L30e/S12e/Gadd45 family protein, with the protein MEKDKFLKFLGLAKKAGKLKEGYNKAEDTIKAGGSKLIIISINASLNTKDKFNTYADRFNVKVIEDFTKEELGSALGRPEINILCVTDENMSRKLLELWQEKI; encoded by the coding sequence ATGGAGAAGGATAAATTTTTAAAATTTCTAGGTCTTGCAAAAAAAGCAGGAAAATTAAAAGAAGGTTATAATAAAGCTGAGGATACAATAAAGGCTGGAGGTTCTAAACTTATAATAATATCAATAAATGCTTCTTTAAATACAAAAGATAAATTTAATACATATGCTGATAGATTTAATGTAAAAGTTATTGAAGATTTTACTAAAGAAGAACTTGGTAGTGCTTTAGGAAGACCGGAAATAAATATATTGTGCGTTACTGATGAAAATATGAGTAGAAAACTTTTAGAATTGTGGCAGGAAAAAATATAA
- the rnpM gene encoding RNase P modulator RnpM, with protein sequence MVIKKIPKRMCTGCMEMKPKKELIRIVRNKEGEVSIDFTGKKPGRGSYICKHIDCLEKSVRAKRLNKSLETDISDEIYSRLKDEIINGEG encoded by the coding sequence ATGGTTATAAAAAAAATACCTAAGAGAATGTGTACTGGATGTATGGAAATGAAACCTAAGAAAGAATTAATAAGAATTGTTAGAAATAAAGAGGGAGAGGTTTCTATAGATTTTACAGGTAAGAAACCTGGAAGAGGTTCCTATATTTGTAAGCATATAGACTGCCTTGAAAAATCAGTAAGAGCAAAAAGGCTTAATAAAAGTCTTGAAACAGATATTAGTGATGAAATTTATTCAAGGCTAAAGGATGAAATTATAAATGGAGAAGGATAA
- the nusA gene encoding transcription termination factor NusA: protein MNEEFIGALREIVKEKGISEDLLFSTIEDALVAAYKKNYAKIAENAHNVKVTMDRENGDIRVYSQKTVVEKVFDDINEISLEDAKIKNPRYQLGDLVDVEVTPKTFGRVAAQSAKQVVVQRIKEAERSIIYNEFSEKEFDIITGTVIRKDKGNVLVDLGKIEAILTPNEQIPGEDYIYNTKIKLYIVEVKNTTKGAQVVVSRTHPGLVKRLFELEVPEIYEGIVEIKSISREAGSRTKIAVYSNDENVDPMGACVGTKGIRVQNIVDELKNEKIDIIKWSKLPEEYIANALSPAKVIDVSIDEENKNAKVIVDEGQLSLAIGKEGQNVRLAAKLTGWKIDIKNRVQAESIENSIEE, encoded by the coding sequence ATGAATGAAGAATTTATTGGTGCATTAAGAGAAATTGTTAAAGAAAAAGGTATAAGTGAAGATTTACTATTTTCTACAATTGAAGATGCATTAGTTGCTGCATATAAGAAAAATTATGCTAAAATAGCGGAAAATGCACACAATGTAAAAGTTACTATGGATAGAGAAAATGGAGATATTCGTGTTTATTCTCAAAAAACTGTAGTGGAAAAAGTATTTGATGATATAAATGAAATATCTTTAGAAGACGCTAAAATTAAGAATCCTAGATATCAATTAGGAGATTTAGTGGATGTGGAGGTTACACCAAAAACTTTTGGAAGAGTAGCTGCTCAGTCAGCAAAACAAGTTGTTGTTCAAAGGATTAAAGAAGCTGAAAGAAGTATAATATATAATGAATTTTCTGAAAAGGAATTTGATATTATTACAGGTACTGTCATAAGAAAAGATAAGGGAAATGTGCTTGTTGATCTTGGTAAAATTGAGGCCATATTGACTCCTAATGAGCAAATACCTGGCGAGGATTATATATATAATACTAAGATAAAATTATATATAGTAGAAGTAAAAAACACTACAAAAGGTGCTCAGGTGGTAGTTTCAAGAACTCATCCAGGACTAGTAAAGAGATTATTTGAATTAGAGGTTCCTGAAATATATGAAGGAATAGTTGAAATAAAATCTATATCTAGAGAAGCTGGATCCAGAACTAAAATAGCAGTATACTCAAATGATGAAAATGTAGATCCTATGGGCGCCTGTGTTGGAACTAAAGGAATAAGAGTTCAAAATATCGTGGATGAATTAAAAAATGAAAAAATTGATATTATCAAATGGAGCAAACTGCCAGAGGAATATATAGCTAATGCATTAAGTCCGGCAAAGGTGATTGATGTATCTATTGACGAAGAAAATAAAAATGCAAAAGTTATTGTAGATGAAGGACAGCTTTCATTGGCAATAGGTAAAGAAGGTCAGAATGTAAGACTTGCAGCTAAACTAACTGGATGGAAGATAGACATTAAAAATAGAGTTCAAGCTGAAAGTATTGAAAATTCTATTGAAGAATAG